tgtaaagtgccaggaaaaattgtttggttagtgagtgtctgtaaatgaaggaaacatgTTGTCTGGTAAGGAAGTGTCGATGCATGAAGGAAAAACGGTGAAGGGTCAGGGAATAtctataaatgaaagagaaatggtgacaggtcagggattgtctataaatgaaggtgaaatggttTCTGGTAAGGGAGTATTATAAATGGGAGAagacatggtgacaggtcagggagtgtcgaaaaatgaaggcgaaatggtgacgggtGACGGAGTGTctataaaggagggagaaatggtgacagatgaggcagagtctgtaaatgatggagaaatggtgacttgtcagagggtgtctgtaaatgaagggggaatggtgactggtccgggagtgtctgtaaatgaaggaggaatggtgattggtccgggagtgtctgtaaatgaaggaggaacggtgattggtccgggagtgtctgtaaatgaaggcgaaatggtgactggtccgggagtgtctgtaaatgaaggaggaacggtgattggtccgggagtgtctgtaaatgaaggaggaacggtgattggtccgggagtgtctgtaaatgcaggaggaacggtgattggtccgggagtgtctgtaaatgaaggcgaaatggtgactggtccgggagtgtctgtaaatgaaggaggaacggtgattggtccgggagtgtctgtaaatgaaggaggaatgttgactggtccgggagtgtctgtaaatgaaggagaattgttgacaggtcaggtcgtgtccatatctgaaggagaaacagtgatgggtcagggagcgtctattaatgaagggaaatgctgacgggtcagggagagtttgtcaatgaaggagaaatgctgaagggtcaggaagcgtctataaatgtaggagaaattgtgtttgatcagggaatgtctgaaaatgaaggcgaaatggtgactggtcagggggtttctgtaaatgaaggcgaaatggtgactggtcagggggtgtctgtaaataaaggaggaatggtgattggtcagggggtgtctgcaaatgaaggagaaatggtgactggtcagggggtgtctgtaaatgaaggaggaacggtgactggtgcgggagtgtctgcaaatgaaggcgaaatggtgactgtcagggagagtctgtaaatgaaggaggaacggtgattggtcagggagtgtctgtaaatgcaggagaattgttgacaggtcaggtCGTGTCGACATCTGAAGGACAAaaagtgatgggtcagggagtgtctattaatgaagggacatgctgacgggtcagggagagtttgcaaatgaaggagaaatgctgaagggtcagggagcgtctataaatgtaggagaaattgtgtttgatcagggagtgtctgaaaatgaaggagaaattgtgataggTCAAGGAaaatctttaaatgaaggagaaatggtgactggtcagggagagtctgtcgccaaaattgggagatatcacagatggacggcatacaggcagctatagggagggacattgtgtggaaatgaggggcagagcatatacacacagccagagtcagcatattcaggagaggagaggggaatcagtgagtgtagaactgaatccaaccagagtcagcaacttcaggggaggagagggaggggaaccagtgagtgtagaactgaacccagtcagagtcagcaccttcaggggaggagagggaggggaaccactgagtgaagaactgaacccagtcacagtcgggatcttcaggagagagagaaaacttaaatagaaggaaaaatgttggaggttgttagcgtggattttggagtctggttctatagttttatcagttcgttatgaaatgtcctttgtattcccagactgtaagccagttctggaatgtacaaactcaacacttttaactgtctttcccacagtcacagaatccattttatttaatagtgtccctttgtttaatagaatccattttgtttaatagagtccattttattagtagtcaagcgttatatttaagcttttaattaaggttagtctaatcaacacaaagcgcatttcagtgtggttttagggtaaataccactgtcgtgtacccataagtcacttcatcgttgcctttaattcaacagtccaaaatccacgctaacagatgacatctgcagtacatatggtaactggattgtggaacagacacgagagaacctagcccagatacaggcaggggaagtacccttatgaataacgaatcaacaaactgagggtgagcctgacctgtgggcatgatggaggtggtacctccaagtggctgttaccaaacaagaacatcaccccttgccaattcagggcaatggtgcgagtgtaccccactcaagtggagtgtaaacctgacggaggaaggctcctagggttggtactagtaatagtggtaatggcacccgaaacccaaggacgagaggtgtaacaagaatattggggtaatgaaggacggaatgcacatatcccatcacaatatgttaccatatgctgaaaaaaaaaatatttaaagggaatttggctggaacaaaattaaaggtatGTGTTActggacatgctgtcactgtatgtccacatagtggtggacacagcccagaagcacagggtGGGATAATTTACAACAGAAATGCGTATGTGCCGCCTCAACAGCCGAATAGCATAAAGATAGGGCACTTTGCACCCAAAATCTGTAACATGTAACCTGAGAGTTACGGGTTAGGCATACGCACAGAACATCACGGAAGTTAAATACCCGAAAGGCTGTGTATTAAATGCCCGACCAATGTTGCATGGACTTTGTTAGTATTGGTCTCTATGATTATTAAGCCATAATCATGACCAACAGGGGGatctgttagcgtggattttggactgttgaattaaaggcaacgatgaagtgactgtttgggtacacgacagtggtatttaccctaaaaccacactgaaatgcgctttgtgtagattagactaaccttaattaaaggcttaaatataacgcttgactactaataaaatggacactattaaacaaaatggattctattaaacaaagggacactattaaacaaaatggattctgtgactgtgggaaagacagttaaaagtgttgagtttgtacattccagaactggcttacagtctgggaatacaaaggacatttcacaacgaactgataaaactatagaaccagactgcatgaaacaaaggcatgctgtcttaaggtgataatagttgttcggacttaattggttaatgcgtaagcagtccgttgttgctatgcggacttaattggttaatgtgtaaactgtccgttgttgctgtgcggacttaattggttaatgtgtgtaatcaagattaatgatgtaaaagctactgaaatctgtatttcaaaggtataaaaaagcatgacaaccattttaaagttgagaaggtatCTGCGTGCATTGCGGAATGTCCagtcttctcccaaagctttgtccaataaactgcatgttgaatctttaagtctgactccgagtggtgatttttcccacaacagaggtggtgcgatgggtttgggtttcagcagagggaggagggtgagtgtgtggacggggatttacagtctgggggaatgagcgggaagaatgttccacaggaactggaattgcctgttctgaatttctatcctgtattcacagtgaggacttttgttatctccttttacagggtattacaaggggcggatttgcagacgagaaattcaaaccaaacatcacgtcaagatctgactccattcaccagcacctgaagattatcggccttaaaatataggagaaatgttgatctgttctatctgtggaaaagatttcaaacatcactgtgactggaatagcagcaagacacacacacccgattgagagtgttccagtgcactgactgtgggaagagctttcaccagttacacagcctgaagaaACATCataccattcacagtggggagaaacgagACACGTGTTCTCTGTGCAGACGAGACTTCTACTGATCTCCAacgtggagagagagaaggacacccgcaccatggagaaaccgtggaaatgtggggactgtgggaggggattcagttactcatcccggctggaaacacatcgacgcagacacactggagagaggccgttcacctgctccgtgtgtgggagcggattcactcagtcatcccacctcactgaacatcaacttgttcacactgataagagactttttaaatgttctgtctgtgagaagagctttaaaagaaaaagtgatctgctgacacaccaacgcactcacactggggagacgccgttcacctgcactgagtgcgggaagggattcactcagtcatccaacctgctgacacaccagcgaattcacactggggagaggccgttcacctgctccgtgtgtgggagcggattcactcaatcttcccacctcattgaacatcacctTGTTCACACTgttaagagactttttaaatgctctgtctgtgagaaaagctttaaaagaaaaagtgatctgctgacacaccaacgcactcacactggggagaggccgttcacctgctccgtgtgtgggaagggattcactcggtcatccagcctactgatacaccagcgagttcacagtggggagaggctgttcacctgctccttgtgtgggaagagtttcactcggtcatcccacctgctgagacatcagcaagttcacatcggggagaggccattcacctgctccgtgtgtgggaagggattcgctcagtcatccaccctgctgacacaccagcgagttcacacagggcagaggccgttcacctgcttcatatgtgggaagagattcactcagtcatccaccctgctgacacaccagcgagttcacactggggagaggccgttcacctgcttcatatgtgggaagagattcactcagtcatccaccctgctgacacaccagcgagttcacactggggagaggccattcacctgctccgtgtctgggaaggaattcacttgttcatccggcctcaatgaacaccaacttgttcacactgataagagaccctttaaatgttctaactgtgagaagagctttgaaAGAACTTGGGATCTGCTGAGACatgaacgtattcacactggggagaggccgatcacctgctctgtgtgtgggatgggattcactcaatcatcccacctgctgagtcaccagcgagttcacatgtgactgcaggggttggattctgctgttattgctgatgttaatcacatccaggactgaaccatgttcattctgacagttggggtttgtttctgatgttaaactccagcccagttaaagggattattaatattctgtacaagtgtcaaattaATCAGCTTTCTTTCAAACACAGTGTGTCCAGTCCTTGATATCTTGATGATAAGAGAAGCAGTTTGAGGACtcatgatgaagtgagtggaatccatcttagaactgagttgctccaccattttaaaagatggatctacaaaTGTCCAactctgacaggacagaaaattctattatatcacacggtccacttcaatcaggctgagcagatttccactacccttgtgtgggaaagagtttcctgatttcaatccaagACACCCgagctctaaatttaagtttatgtcctcttgttctggattcaccgactggagaaaatagtttctatttctgccctatcgaatccctttataattttaaatatctgg
The window above is part of the Heptranchias perlo isolate sHepPer1 unplaced genomic scaffold, sHepPer1.hap1 HAP1_SCAFFOLD_70, whole genome shotgun sequence genome. Proteins encoded here:
- the LOC137318386 gene encoding zinc finger protein 16-like, with amino-acid sequence MEKPWKCGDCGRGFSYSSRLETHRRRHTGERPFTCSVCGSGFTQSSHLTEHQLVHTDKRLFKCSVCEKSFKRKSDLLTHQRTHTGETPFTCTECGKGFTQSSNLLTHQRIHTGERPFTCSVCGSGFTQSSHLIEHHLVHTVKRLFKCSVCEKSFKRKSDLLTHQRTHTGERPFTCSVCGKGFTRSSSLLIHQRVHSGERLFTCSLCGKSFTRSSHLLRHQQVHIGERPFTCSVCGKGFAQSSTLLTHQRVHTGQRPFTCFICGKRFTQSSTLLTHQRVHTGERPFTCFICGKRFTQSSTLLTHQRVHTGERPFTCSVSGKEFTCSSGLNEHQLVHTDKRPFKCSNCEKSFERTWDLLRHERIHTGERPITCSVCGMGFTQSSHLLSHQRVHM